A stretch of the Ostrea edulis chromosome 9, xbOstEdul1.1, whole genome shotgun sequence genome encodes the following:
- the LOC125660109 gene encoding uncharacterized protein LOC125660109, producing MVKLAMTISENLDFAIDHVFYWTDSMTVLKYIANTSARFHTFVANRLTVIREATKLNQWYYVGSKENPADCASRGIGRIDKFLSHTLWFNGPEFLWRDQHEWPKQDLHDVKEQKLTNDPEVKVEVTLAVSTLKTESSIHVDGIKNLLDHFSDWNKVKKITAWILHAKYNLRNLVKATQTLRESMRIGSESEEKIENQVKEARKKRLLGEKIISVLTPEDIKRAEETLIIFVQRQTFSEEIYDLHIGEEKCVKKSSKLANLTMDF from the coding sequence ATGGTGAAGTTAGCAATGACCATTTCTGAGAATCTGGACTTTGCTATAGATCATGTCTTCTACTGGACTGATAGTATGACTGTGCTGAAATACATAGCCAACACAAGTGCGCGATTTCATACCTTTGTCGCCAATCGTCTAACAGTAATCCGTGAAGCTACCAAATTGAATCAGTGGTACTATGTTGGTTCTAAAGAAAATCCTGCGGATTGTGCTTCTCGAGGAATAGGAAGAATCGACAAGTTCTTGAGTCACACCCTGTGGTTTAATGGTCCGGAATTTTTATGGAGGGATCAACATGAATGGCCAAAACAAGATCTGCATGATGTCAAGGAACAGAAACTCACAAATGACccagaagtgaaagtagaagTTACTTTGGCTGTGTCAACACTGAAAACTGAATccagtatacatgtagatggaaTTAAAAATTTGCTGGATCATTTCTCTGACTGGAATAAGGTGAAGAAAATTACAGCCTGGATTTTACATGCTAAGTACAATTTACGAAATCTTGTGAAGGCAACACAAACACTCAGAGAAAGTATGAGAATTGGAAGTGAATCAGAAGAGAAGATCGAAAATCAAGTAAAGGAAGCGAGGAAGAAAAGATTGTTAGGAGAAAAGATTATCTCAGTACTTACTCCTGAAGATATCAAACGTGCAGAAGAAACCCTAATTATATTTGTGCAAAGACAAACATTCTCAGAAGAGATTTATGATCTTCATATTGGAGAagagaaatgtgtgaaaaaATCGTCTAAATTGGCCAATTTGACAATGGACTTTTAA
- the LOC130050552 gene encoding uncharacterized protein LOC130050552 translates to MKVHIFGATSSPSCCNYTLKHLVAENMQKYKPSIVEAIKRSMYVDDCLASLSTEEEAKSFARDISSLYQNGGFHLTKWISNSVSVLESIPEEDRAKNVKEWIIGENCLVESALGVYWFIESDQLGFQISVKEQPYTKRNSFHHQLPV, encoded by the coding sequence ATGAAGGTGCATATCTTTGGTGCTACTTCTTCACCTAGTTGCTGTAACTACACTTTGAAACATTTGGTAGCGGAAAATATGCAGAAATACAAACCTTCCATAGTAGAAGCAATAAAACGAAGCATGTACGTAGATGACTGTCTGGCATCGCTGAGTACAGAAGAAGAAGCAAAGTCATTTGCTAGAGACATATCTTCCCTCTATCAGAATGGAGGCTTTCACTTGACTAAATGGATCAGCAATAGTGTATCTGTATTAGAATCAATTCCTGAAGAAGATCGTGCAAAAAATGTGAAGGAGTGGATCATAGGAGAAAATTGTTTAGTAGAAAGCGCCTTAGGAGTCTATTGGTTTATTGAGAGCGATCAGCTGGGATTTCAGATATCTGTCAAAGAGCAACCATACACGAAGAGGAATTCTTTCCATCATCAGCTCCCTGTATGA